A segment of the Marinobacter arenosus genome:
ATGGTTCCTGCGTCATTAATGCGAGTTTGAGGGTCAAAGAGCCGATAATCACGCCAACCAACATCAGAGCGGGGACCCCGCCAACCAGCAGTGCCTGAAGGAAAATGTTATGAGTATGATCAAACGTCACGCCGACACTTGTTGCAAGATCCTTCCCGGGAAGCGTATCGCTGAAGGACGTCGCCTGTCCCACGCCAAATGTCCAGAATGACGAAGCGTGCTGAATGACTGCCGTCCAGATTTCCAGCCGATAGGAGAGCCCTCGATCACTGGCCTTTTCTACAATCGATTCATAAGCGCCAGAAAACCATAACGAGGCGGCAAGGCCCACCAGCAGACCGCTTCCCCAGAGAAAAAGACTCTTTCTGTTCGCGGTTTTTATGGAAATACTGAACAGCAGTAGCCCAAACAGCAGAACGGCGGCTCCTATCGGACCTCGGCTTTGTGAGAGCACAACGAACAAAAATACCAGGGCGCCCGAAATAACCAGAAGAGTCCAGTCACGTAGCCCCACTCGATTTTTTGCCAGTAAGAACCCAATGGCTCCAAAAGCCCACATCACCAGCAATGTCGAGGCACCCCGGATCGGATGATCAAGGAAGCCTGCGCCGGTGATCCTTTGAGAAAAATCCCCGGCCACGACATAGGCTGCAACCGGGAGTAGAGCGGCCAGGCCCGAGGTTAACGCAAAGCTCCGACCCATCGTACAAGGGTTGGCGATCCAGTATCGGCAAGCGATCGTGATCGCGAGTAAGAAAAGAACGATCTCTAATCCCCAGCGAAGCCGACGAAAATCCTGATAACCGCTAACGTCACTTAGAAGGAACGAGTTAACGACCAAATAACCAACCAGGATCATCATTGCCAGTATTGGGAAAGACAAAAATTCACTGGGTAGCTTTCGTTTGTAGACATAATAAAAAGCTAACGGAAGCGACAACCCAAAGAAAAAGAAACGAGCAATTTCTGCCCAGGGGAACAGTATTGAACATGCGAAAAACAACAAGATGGCTGTGGCGACAAGACCCTCCAGCCTTCTCAGGATAAAATCATTCATCGAGCAAGCCTTTGGCTACTGCAATTAACTCGTCAGCGGATAAAGAAAGGTCGATCATTTCCGAGGATTGGGGTGTGCTGGAGAAGAACTCGCAGGCAAAGACAGGTCCATTGCCCCTGTATTTAATCCCTGAGTAATGAACGGGTATAAAAAAATGGCTTGGCAAAATCGTTGCGGTCTTGTCAGTGGACGACATCAAGGCCTCTGTGAATGCGCCGGGCCCTGTCAATTTCCACGCGGGCATGTAATGCCACCCCTTTCTCGAAAAAGAAAACCTTCTTGGCCAGTGCTCGAGATTTGATAGATCCTCAACGATGCTCTGAATGACGGGGTGTTGAGGAGCGCAACCGACGTACCCGTTTGCGACCAGCCCCGGTCGGCTATATTCATTTTCCCAGGCTGCAAAAAGATCACACTCCAATAACCAGTCAGGCAGCGTTTTCAAACATACCGAGTCAGCATCAAGGGCTATTCCGCCCTCAGCCATAAGAATCTCCCATCTCATGAGATCGGCAATCGCAGCGTATTGCCCTCCGACCTCCAGGACATGCTCCATTAAATGTTTCGTCTTCCAGGGAAGATCATGAAGATCATCGTTATCCCAAACCTTTACGTCAAAACCCTCGTGCATCCTTTGCCAGGTTTCGATGCAGGCGTTGGGACGAAGCTTGTCGTCACCGACCCAGATGAAATGGAGTTTTTTCGGGATTTTCTGCTTATTTTCCGCCATCAAACGGTTCTTTCGTTACGAACAGGGCTGGGTTGGCCGGAATGATAGATCCGGAATTTCAGGTTATGAAGAAAGCGACGAGTGTTTTCAGTGAGCGAAAACAGCTCCCTTCTAGTCCTTGTTGAAAGGGTTCTTTTCGGTTTGTCCTCGTAGCCAATCATGGAGTCGAAAAGATAATCGTGTTTTATACATTCGGGTACAGTCCCGAAGCATTCCACATTATTTACCCAGAAACGGTCCATATACATATCAACAGCAAGATACCATTCGTCGGCGTTTGCGATGAGCTTGTGGGCACCTTTGGGCGTTAAATAGTAACCCATAGCACTCATCGGGCCCTTGGTATATTTGACGATGGCCAGGTTGCCATAGGAAGCGTAGGGGAAAACCTTATGGTGCTTTGTCTTGTTTTTGAAAAGGCGAACACATTCAATTCGGTCGTCAAGTTTACCCGCCACGTCCAGAAACTCGCCGAATCTTTCGCCGACTACGGTAACGTCGTCCTCTAACACAATTACGGGTTCACCAAGCTCCAGGCACCGCTTCCAGACAAGGAAGTGGCTTGCGAAGCACCCCAGTTGTCCAAGGCTCAAAGAATCACCCTTTCTCTTTTGTCTCAGCCGATCGTCATAGCGCTCGAACAGAGGGTGATTCTGTTTTCTTCCATTGATTGCAGCAAATCGTTCAGCGACGAGACCCATTTCACTAAGCTGTCGCGAGATATGCTCCCATCTGTCCTTGGCGTCGTCGATGTTGATCACAATGATTCTGGTCACAAGGCCTTACTCGCTTCCGTACGATTCATCAAAGCTGACTTGTAGCCCTCTAGCTTAACCGTTCCCGTTTTATAGGGCGCATCTTATCAGAGGGCGATGAGCGGAAATAACGATTTCCTTAGCGCAGAGCATAGCATTCGGAAGAGCACCAAGGCGGGCCGGGGATTCAGGACGACTGCCACGACTGATCGGTAGCTTGGCGTCCATGATATGTCCACTGCGGTTGAACGTTGGTTTTATTCTTCTGGGCCGTGCATCGAAAAGGCTACCAAAGGTGTTTGAGAGTTGCCGAGGGAAATGTCGCTATTGCGAAAGGGGGGGGCGAGTAAAAAATGGCCCGCCCGAGAGGATTCGAACCTCTGACCTCTGCCTCCGGAGGGCAGCGCTCTATCCAGCTGAGCTACGGGCGGAACGAACGTTGACGGCAGTGCGTCAATTTCGAGTGCGCAATCTTACGTGCGAAGCTCCCGTCTGTCCAGCCCTTCCCGCCGATCCGTCGTTTCCATCCGTTACGGTTGGTCGACAGCAAAATCCGGAGTCTGAGTAAAAGATGTTTCCTGTTTATGACGATTTCGAAACGGCGTGAATTATGTAGAGTCGGGCGTCAGTCCTTTATATCAATTCTGCATAGTATCTTGAGCTTCTAATTCCTTTTGAATTAAAAATCCCCTCGAAAGTCAAAAATCTGCCGCAATCACGCCGCGTGTTTCTGGCCTGCTTTCACAGTTCATTCCTCTCAAAACATAAGTTTGCACCCCTCTGTGTATCCGTTAGGGCCACAGCAACATCGAATACATGTCAGCGTCGGAAACTCAAAAAAATTATCCTTTTGTAACAGGAGTTTAAGGTTTTGTTTCTGTACGTTTTTGCACTGTAACGCTGCGGTTACACCCGACTTCAAGCGTGGTTCGGGTGATCTCGGAGCGGGTTCGGATTTCCGGGAATTCCCTGAGATAGCCGATTCCAGCGATGTGCTTTTCCAGGCAACACGTTGGAAATGGCGAACCAAAACAGGCGATCGAGCCTGAAAGCGACGGAAACCAGACGGTGGTCCGGTAAACACGTCAAATACATGAATCGTTGGTGTAACGGAAAGAGGACAACTGGGATGAGAGTAAGCATATTTGGATTGGGTTACGTTGGCGCTGTGTGTACAGCCAGCCTGGCGCGTCGCGGCCATGAGGTGATCGGGGTGGATGTTTCTCCCGTGAAGATTGACCTGATTAACAGCGGTCGCTCCCCGATCGTTGAGCCGGGCCTGGAGGAACTGCTGGGTGAAGGCGTTCGCAGTCGCCGTATTCGTGGCGTCACGGACGGTTTCGACGCCGTTCAGAACTCCGACCTTTCCATGATTTGTGTCGGTACACCCAGCAAGCCCAATGGCGATCTCGACCTGACCTTCGTTGAGAAGGTAGCTGGCGACATCGGCCTGGCGCTGAAGCACAAGGCCGACTGGCACCTGGTTGTGGTGCGCAGCACCGTCCTTCCAGGTACGGTGCGTGACCTGGTTGTCCCGATTCTGGAGGAAGTGTCCGGGAAGAAAGCAGGAGAAGGTTTCGGTGTCTGTGTGAACCCGGAATTCCTGCGCGAAAGCACGGCGATCAAAGACTACGATCAGCCGCCCATGACGGTCATCGGCGAACTGGACGAGCGTTCCGGTGACTTGCTGGCGGAACTCTATTCAGACTTGGATGCACCCTTGATCCGAAAGCCCATCGAAGTGGCGGAAATGATCAAGTACACCTGCAATGTCTGGCACGCCACCAAGGTCAGCTTTGCCAATGAGATCGGCAACATCGCCAAATCCATGGGCGTCGATGGCCGGGACGTCATGGACGTGATGTGCGTGGACAACAAGCTGAACATCTCCCGCTACTACATGCGCCCGGGCTTTGCCTTTGGCGGCTCGTGCCTGCCCAAGGACGTTCGGGCACTGACATACCGCGCTAACCAGATGGATGTTCGCAATCCGTTGCTCAGTTCCATCATGAGCAGCAACGACGAGCAGGTAACCCATGCGTTCAATATCGTGACCGGCTACGGCCGTCGCAAGATCAGCATGCTGGGCCTGAGCTTCAAATCCAACACCGATGACCTGCGCGAAAGTCCGCTGGTGGAGTTGGCCGAGATGCTGATTGGCAAAGGCTACGACCTCAAGATCTTCGATCGCAACGTGGATTACGCCCGCACCCATGGCGCGAACCGCGAGTACATCAACCAGAAAATCCCCCATCTCTCCAACCTCATGGACAGTGACCTCCGCGGCGTGGTGGAGCACGGCGATGTTGTCGTCGTGGGCAACAACGATGAGCTGTTCGAAACCATCATCGCGGACGTGCCCGAGGGCAAGCGCGTGGTGGACCTGGTGGGCTTCATGAAGACCACCACCAATGACGTGCTCGAAGGCATCTGCTGGTAAAGGCACGCTCCGGCCCCGCATCGGCGGGGTCGGGGAACCGGTTCGAATGGGATGTATGCAGGTATCTGGAGAGCATGAGCATGTCGTGGATGACGGATAACGCCCTGTCGCGGGCAGCAGGCTGGCTGTTTTACCTGGCCATTCTTGGTGCCCTTGCGGTCTCGCTGCCGCGGGAGTTCATCGTGCCGGGCGGGGCGCACTTTATTCTGTTGGTGGGTGGCATCGGCCTCTGGCGCTATTCGGTGGGCATCATCCATTTTGTCCGGGGCATGTACTTTCTGCACGTTGCCTACCCCCGAATCCGGGCCCAGGCCCGGAAGCTGGGCGATGACGCCGCGCCTTCCCACGTTTATCTCATGGTGACCAGTTTCCGGATTGACGCGGAGACGACGGCCAAGGTGTACACCTCCATCATTCAGGAGGCGATCGATTGCGGCTGGCCGACCACGGTTGTGGCGTCCATCGTCGAACTGTCAGACGAGATGTTGATGCGGGCGCTTTGGCGTCGTCTGGATCCTCCGGAGCGGGTGAAGCTAAGGCTGGTCCGGATTCCCGGCACCGGTAAACGCGACGGCCTGGCCTACGGGTTTCGGGCCATTTCCCGGGAGGTGCCGGATGACAACGCGGTCGCGGCAGTGGTCGATGGCGACACGGTTCTGAACCCGGGCGTTGTGCGGGCCACGGCGCCCTACTTCCGCCTGATGCCGAATGTCGGCGCGCTGACCACCAATGAGTTCTGCGAGGTGCATGGCAGTTACCTGATGTCGGAGTGGCACAAGCTCCGCTTTGCCCAGCGCCACATCAACATGTGCTCCATGGGGCTGGCTCGCCGGGTGCTGACGCTCACCGGCCGGATGTCGGTGTTTCGCGCCAGCGTGATCACCCGCCCGGAGTTCATTGGCGATGTCGAATACGACTCCCTGAAACACTGGCGCCTGGGCCGTTTCCGGTTCCTGACCGGCGATGACAAGTCCAGCTGGTTCAGCATGATGCGTCTGGGCTACGACACCTTTTACGTGCCCGATGCATCCATTCACACCGTGGAGCATCCACCCGATCCGAACTTTATCCGGTCGGCCCGACAGCTGATGTTCCGGTGGTACGGCAACAATCTCCGCCAGAACAGCCGGGCCACCAAGCTGGGGCCCCGTCGCCTCGGGTGGTTCACCTGGTACGTGCTCTGGGACCAACGCATCTCCATGTGGACCAGCATCCTGGGCCTGACCGCAGCCATCGTCGCCTCGCTGAAGTATTCGGGCGTGATTCTGGTGGCCTACCTCCTGTGGATTGGTCTGACCCGTCTGGTGCTGAGTGCATTGCTGATGGCGACCGGCCATCCGGTGGGGCCGGCCTACCCGGTCATCCTCTACTTCAACCAGATCTTCGGGTCCCTGATGAAGATCTACGTGTTCTTCCGGCTCGACCGGCAATCGTGGACGCGCCAGAAAACCAGTTTCAGCACCGATTCGGCATCGTTCCAGCAACGCCTGAACCGCTGGTCGTCGCGGGTGATGACCTTCTCAGCCGCCAGTGTCTTTCTGGCGACCGTGATGTTCATCGTCTGAGTCGTCATTTATCAGGGCAGAACGTTTTACAGAGAACTCACACAAGTAAGGGTTAAGCAATGAATACGGCAGCGATAGCACCGCAGTTTGTCCATGAATCCGAAGCCCAGCGACAGTATGCCCGGGTCCGAATGCCGGCCAAGCTGTTCGTCAAGCTCGATGGCACCATGATGAAGTTTCCGGTAGCGGATGTGTCTGCCGGCGGCGTCAGCATCCATCTCGGCAATGAATCGCTGCGACAGGGTCACGTGTACAACGGGCGACTGGTTTTCAAGATCGACGGTTTCGACTTCGCGGTCGATGTCGATTTCGTGCCCAGGAACATGGGTGGGCAGGGCGACCGTTGCGGCTGCGAATTCCAGGATCTGGGCGCCAACGAGGTGTCTGTTCTGCGCTACCTGATCACCTCATTTCTCAGCGGTGAGCTGGTGTCTGCCGGGGATGTGCTCAATACCCTCTCCCGGGAGAACTTCACCAAGTCCCGCAAGGGCAAAGCCAATCAGGCGCTGGGTTTCTTTGCCAGTGCCAGGGCCATGATTGTCAGCCTGGTGGCGATGGGGATCGGCCTCATCGCGGTGGCCTTCGTGGGCTACCAGCTGTGGCAGATTTATTTCGTAACCACCGCAGAATCCGCCATGGTGGCGTCGGAAAACATCCCGGTTCGGGTGCCCAAGGATGCGAAGGTCACCACGCTGGTGGAAGCCGGGGAGCAGGTGGAGGCCGGCCAGGCCATCGCCACGTTTGACGCCCCCATGCTGTCCTATGTCAACGAGCTGGTGGGCAATGGCAACTACACGGTTGAGCAGATTGAGGAACTCCTGGGCCAGAGCGTCCGGGGCACCCTGACCAGTCCCTGCGACTGCAAGGTGCTGAACCTGCTGCCGGCGGAAGACCAGTACATGAGCAAAGGCGAGAAACTGGCCGTGGTCGCCCCGACCGATGCCTCCGCCCACGTGATTGCCCGCTTCAACTTCGCCGACGGCGAGGAGCTCGAGGAAGGGCAGTCGGTCACCCTGCGACTGCCCGGCGGTGACACCCAGCCCGGCCGAATCGAGTCGCTCTTTGTGGATTCGGAAACACCCAACCAGCCGGGCAACGCAATCAACGCCCTGATTCAGGCTGAAAAGCCGTTGCCGATGGAATCGGTCGGTCGGCCCATCGGCGTCACCGTCGATGTTTTCCAGCTGGCGGCTGTTGAAGGCCTGGTCGACCGCGTGTCAGGAAATTGAGCGGAGCTGGCGTGATGTCTCGGAAAGCAGGCGTAATCAGCGTTCTCATGATCGGTCTTGCCGGCTGCAGCGGCGTGCCAGACATCGAGCGCGCTGAACGGGAAGCCGCGGCCGGCAACATTGAAGCCGCGCGGGCCCAACTGGAAGAACTGGCACGCTTCGGTATCGCCGATGCCCAGGTGGAATTGGGCGATCTGTACGCGGAGAAGGATTCCGATGTGGCCCTGAAGAAGGCGTTGCATTGGTACGGCGAAGCGTCTGAGCAAGGCAGTGATCGCGCCTGGGTAAGACTGGGGAAATTGCTGGCGCGGGAAGGTGGAACCCCGGCACAGCGGGCCCGGGGTGAACAGTACCTGAAGAAGGCGTTTGCCGAAGGCGACGACAGTGCCCTGATGCCTCTGGTGGAGCTGTACCTCGAATATCCCAAGGAGTTTCCCGGCGCACAGCCGCGCAAGTGGATTGAGCGGGCCCGCG
Coding sequences within it:
- a CDS encoding O-antigen ligase family protein; amino-acid sequence: MNDFILRRLEGLVATAILLFFACSILFPWAEIARFFFFGLSLPLAFYYVYKRKLPSEFLSFPILAMMILVGYLVVNSFLLSDVSGYQDFRRLRWGLEIVLFLLAITIACRYWIANPCTMGRSFALTSGLAALLPVAAYVVAGDFSQRITGAGFLDHPIRGASTLLVMWAFGAIGFLLAKNRVGLRDWTLLVISGALVFLFVVLSQSRGPIGAAVLLFGLLLFSISIKTANRKSLFLWGSGLLVGLAASLWFSGAYESIVEKASDRGLSYRLEIWTAVIQHASSFWTFGVGQATSFSDTLPGKDLATSVGVTFDHTHNIFLQALLVGGVPALMLVGVIIGSLTLKLALMTQEPLEVRVGMLALVLLVVSINVTDTIRFLSSPRPDWVLFWAPLAFCAVYSAATQKTASRSGDHD
- a CDS encoding glycosyltransferase family 32 protein, whose translation is MAENKQKIPKKLHFIWVGDDKLRPNACIETWQRMHEGFDVKVWDNDDLHDLPWKTKHLMEHVLEVGGQYAAIADLMRWEILMAEGGIALDADSVCLKTLPDWLLECDLFAAWENEYSRPGLVANGYVGCAPQHPVIQSIVEDLSNLEHWPRRFSFSRKGWHYMPAWKLTGPGAFTEALMSSTDKTATILPSHFFIPVHYSGIKYRGNGPVFACEFFSSTPQSSEMIDLSLSADELIAVAKGLLDE
- a CDS encoding glycosyltransferase family 25 protein — translated: MINIDDAKDRWEHISRQLSEMGLVAERFAAINGRKQNHPLFERYDDRLRQKRKGDSLSLGQLGCFASHFLVWKRCLELGEPVIVLEDDVTVVGERFGEFLDVAGKLDDRIECVRLFKNKTKHHKVFPYASYGNLAIVKYTKGPMSAMGYYLTPKGAHKLIANADEWYLAVDMYMDRFWVNNVECFGTVPECIKHDYLFDSMIGYEDKPKRTLSTRTRRELFSLTENTRRFLHNLKFRIYHSGQPSPVRNERTV
- a CDS encoding nucleotide sugar dehydrogenase, encoding MRVSIFGLGYVGAVCTASLARRGHEVIGVDVSPVKIDLINSGRSPIVEPGLEELLGEGVRSRRIRGVTDGFDAVQNSDLSMICVGTPSKPNGDLDLTFVEKVAGDIGLALKHKADWHLVVVRSTVLPGTVRDLVVPILEEVSGKKAGEGFGVCVNPEFLRESTAIKDYDQPPMTVIGELDERSGDLLAELYSDLDAPLIRKPIEVAEMIKYTCNVWHATKVSFANEIGNIAKSMGVDGRDVMDVMCVDNKLNISRYYMRPGFAFGGSCLPKDVRALTYRANQMDVRNPLLSSIMSSNDEQVTHAFNIVTGYGRRKISMLGLSFKSNTDDLRESPLVELAEMLIGKGYDLKIFDRNVDYARTHGANREYINQKIPHLSNLMDSDLRGVVEHGDVVVVGNNDELFETIIADVPEGKRVVDLVGFMKTTTNDVLEGICW
- a CDS encoding glycosyltransferase family 2 protein: MSWMTDNALSRAAGWLFYLAILGALAVSLPREFIVPGGAHFILLVGGIGLWRYSVGIIHFVRGMYFLHVAYPRIRAQARKLGDDAAPSHVYLMVTSFRIDAETTAKVYTSIIQEAIDCGWPTTVVASIVELSDEMLMRALWRRLDPPERVKLRLVRIPGTGKRDGLAYGFRAISREVPDDNAVAAVVDGDTVLNPGVVRATAPYFRLMPNVGALTTNEFCEVHGSYLMSEWHKLRFAQRHINMCSMGLARRVLTLTGRMSVFRASVITRPEFIGDVEYDSLKHWRLGRFRFLTGDDKSSWFSMMRLGYDTFYVPDASIHTVEHPPDPNFIRSARQLMFRWYGNNLRQNSRATKLGPRRLGWFTWYVLWDQRISMWTSILGLTAAIVASLKYSGVILVAYLLWIGLTRLVLSALLMATGHPVGPAYPVILYFNQIFGSLMKIYVFFRLDRQSWTRQKTSFSTDSASFQQRLNRWSSRVMTFSAASVFLATVMFIV
- a CDS encoding alginate biosynthesis protein Alg44, with amino-acid sequence MNTAAIAPQFVHESEAQRQYARVRMPAKLFVKLDGTMMKFPVADVSAGGVSIHLGNESLRQGHVYNGRLVFKIDGFDFAVDVDFVPRNMGGQGDRCGCEFQDLGANEVSVLRYLITSFLSGELVSAGDVLNTLSRENFTKSRKGKANQALGFFASARAMIVSLVAMGIGLIAVAFVGYQLWQIYFVTTAESAMVASENIPVRVPKDAKVTTLVEAGEQVEAGQAIATFDAPMLSYVNELVGNGNYTVEQIEELLGQSVRGTLTSPCDCKVLNLLPAEDQYMSKGEKLAVVAPTDASAHVIARFNFADGEELEEGQSVTLRLPGGDTQPGRIESLFVDSETPNQPGNAINALIQAEKPLPMESVGRPIGVTVDVFQLAAVEGLVDRVSGN